A stretch of the Ictidomys tridecemlineatus isolate mIctTri1 chromosome 5, mIctTri1.hap1, whole genome shotgun sequence genome encodes the following:
- the Mmp9 gene encoding matrix metalloproteinase-9 isoform X2, whose protein sequence is MRSRQPLVLALLVLGCCSAAPAQRQPTFVVFPRDLRTTHLTDMQLAQDYLFRYGYTRVAEMHTDALSLRPALLLLQKRLSLPQTGQLDSATLKAMRTPRCGVPDLGKFQTFEGDLKWHHHNITYWIQNYSEDLPRDVIDDAFARAFAVWSAVTPLTFTRVYGREADIVIQFGVAEHGDGYPFDGKDGLLAHAFPPGPGIQGDAHFDDEELWSLGKGVVVPTYFGNANGAPCHFPFTFEGRSYSACTTDGRTDGAPWCSTTANYDTDRKFGFCPSEKLYTQDGNADGKPCVFPFIFEGNSYSACTTQGRSDGYRWCATTDNYDQDKLYGFCPTRADATVIGGNSAGELCVFPFTFLGKEYSTCTSDGRNDGRLWCATTSNFDKDKKWGFCPDQGYSLFLVAAHEFGHALGLDHSSVPEALMYPMYRFLEGSPLHEDDVKGIQHLYGSRPEPDPRPPSTTTPQPQPTAPPTVCPTAPPTARPSELPTTGPTGPPSAGPTGPPTAGPSEAPVTLDPVDSPCSVDVFDAIAEIGNYLHVFKDGRYWRFSEGTGPRLQGPFLIADTWPALPARLDSAFEEPLSKKIFFFSGRQVWVYTGASVLGPRRLDKLGLGSEVTQVTGVLPRGGGKALLFSGHLFWRFDVKTQRVDSRSPTPVDQMFPGVPLNTHDIFQYREKAYFCQNRFFWRVSSKKEVNQVDQVGYVTYDLLQCPED, encoded by the exons ATGAGATCCCGGCAGCCCCTGGTCCTGGCACTCCTGGTGCTGGGATGTTGCTCTGCCGCACCTGCACAGCGCCAGCCCACCTTTGTGGTCTTCCCCAGAGACCTGAGAACCACCCATCTCACTGATATGCAGCTGGCACAG gaCTACCTGTTCCGCTACGGTTACACTCGGGTGGCTGAGATGCATACGGATGCACTGTCCCTGCGCCCAGCACTGCTGCTTCTGCAGAAGCGGCTGTCCCTGCCCCAAACTGGTCAGCTGGACAGCGCCACCCTGAAGGCCATGCGAACCCCACGCTGCGGTGTCCCAGATCTGGGCAAATTTCAAACGTTTGAGGGTGATCTCAAGTGGCACCACCACAACATCACATACTG GATCCAAAACTACTCCGAAGATTTGCCGCGCGACGTGATCGACGACGCCTTTGCGCGCGCCTTCGCCGTGTGGAGCGCAGTGACGCCGCTCACCTTCACTCGCGTGTACGGCCGGGAAGCAGACATCGTCATCCAGTTTGGTGTCGCTG AGCACGGAGACGGGTATCCCTTCGACGGGAAGGACGGGCTTCTGGCACACGCCTTTCCTCCTGGCCCCGGTATTCAGGGAGATGCCCACTTCGATGATGAAGAGTTGTGGTCGCTGGGCAAGGGCGTCG TGGTTCCTACCTACTTTGGAAACGCAAATGGAGCCCCCTGTCACTTCCCCTTCACCTTTGAGGGCCGCTCCTACTCGGCCTGCACCACAGACGGCCGCACCGACGGCGCTCCTTGGTGCAGCACGACCGCCAACTATGACACGGACCGCAAATTCGGCTTCTGCCCCAGTGAGA AACTGTACACCCAGGATGGCAATGCAGATGGCAAACCCTGCGTGTTTCCATTCATCTTCGAGGGCAATTCCTACTCTGCCTGCACCACCCAAGGTCGCTCTGATGGCTACCGCTGGTGTGCCACCACCGACAACTATGACCAGGACAAGCTATATGGCTTCTGCCCAACTCGAG CTGACGCAACTGTGATTGGGGGCAACTCCGCTGGGGAGCTGTGCGTCTTCCCCTTTACCTTCCTGGGCAAGGAGTACTCCACCTGTACCAGCGATGGCCGCAATGATGGGCGCCTCTGGTGTGCCACCACTTCCAACTTCGACAAAGACAAGAAGTGGGGCTTCTGCCCAGACCAAG GATACAGCCTGTTCCTTGTGGCGGCCCACGAGTTCGGTCATGCGCTGGGTCTGGATCACTCTTCCGTGCCAGAGGCCCTCATGTACCCCATGTATCGCTTCCTGGAGGGCTCCCCGCTGCACGAGGACGACGTGAAGGGTATCCAGCATCTCTATG GTTCTCGGCCTGAACCTGACCCAAGACCTCCGTCCACCACCACACCACAGCCGCAGCCCACCGCTCCCCCGACGGTCTGCCCCACCGCACCCCCCACCGCCCGCCCCTCAGAGCTCCCCACAACGGGCCCTACAGGCCCCCCTTCAGCTGGCCCTACAGGTCCTCCCACGGCTGGTCCTTCTGAGGCCCCAGTGACTTTGGATCCGGTGGACAGTCCCTGCAGTGTGGACGTTTTCGACGCCATTGCGGAGATCGGGAACTATCTGCACGTCTTCAAGGATGG CCGGTACTGGCGATTCTCTGAGGGCACAGGGCCCCGGCTGCAGGGCCCCTTCCTTATCGCCGACACGTGGCCCGCGTTGCCCGCCCGACTGGACTCTGCCTTCGAGGAGCCACTCTCCAAGAAGATTTTCTTCTTCTCGG GGCGCCAAGTGTGGGTGTACACGGGAGCGTCGGTGCTGGGCCCGCGGCGTCTGGACAAGCTGGGTCTGGGCTCTGAGGTGACCCAAGTCACCGGCGTCCTCCCGCGCGGCGGGGGCAAGGCGCTGCTGTTCAGCGGGCATCTCTTCTGGAG GTTCGACGTGAAGACGCAGAGAGTGGATTCCCGGAGCCCCACTCCGGTGGATCAGATGTTCCCCGGGGTGCCCTTGAACACGCACGACATCTTTCAATACCGAG AGAAAGCCTACTTCTGTCAGAACCGCTTCTTCTGGCGAGTGAGTTCCAAGAAGGAGGTGAACCAGGTGGACCAAGTGGGCTACGTGACCTATGACCTCCTGCAGTGCCCTGAGGACTAG
- the Mmp9 gene encoding matrix metalloproteinase-9 isoform X1 translates to MFVGELRFGFRQRSSAVGALALCSLLPYMLSPACSATTWPSVSSSAQPLLGQLQPDTATLTMRSRQPLVLALLVLGCCSAAPAQRQPTFVVFPRDLRTTHLTDMQLAQDYLFRYGYTRVAEMHTDALSLRPALLLLQKRLSLPQTGQLDSATLKAMRTPRCGVPDLGKFQTFEGDLKWHHHNITYWIQNYSEDLPRDVIDDAFARAFAVWSAVTPLTFTRVYGREADIVIQFGVAEHGDGYPFDGKDGLLAHAFPPGPGIQGDAHFDDEELWSLGKGVVVPTYFGNANGAPCHFPFTFEGRSYSACTTDGRTDGAPWCSTTANYDTDRKFGFCPSEKLYTQDGNADGKPCVFPFIFEGNSYSACTTQGRSDGYRWCATTDNYDQDKLYGFCPTRADATVIGGNSAGELCVFPFTFLGKEYSTCTSDGRNDGRLWCATTSNFDKDKKWGFCPDQGYSLFLVAAHEFGHALGLDHSSVPEALMYPMYRFLEGSPLHEDDVKGIQHLYGSRPEPDPRPPSTTTPQPQPTAPPTVCPTAPPTARPSELPTTGPTGPPSAGPTGPPTAGPSEAPVTLDPVDSPCSVDVFDAIAEIGNYLHVFKDGRYWRFSEGTGPRLQGPFLIADTWPALPARLDSAFEEPLSKKIFFFSGRQVWVYTGASVLGPRRLDKLGLGSEVTQVTGVLPRGGGKALLFSGHLFWRFDVKTQRVDSRSPTPVDQMFPGVPLNTHDIFQYREKAYFCQNRFFWRVSSKKEVNQVDQVGYVTYDLLQCPED, encoded by the exons ATGTTCGTGGGAGAGCTGAGGTTTGGATTTAGGCAACGCAGCTCTGCAGTGGGGGCTCTTGCCCTCTGCTCCTTACTGCCCTACATGCTGTCCCCTGCTTGCTCTGCGACCACTTGGCCCTCGGTTTCTTCATCTGCACAG CCCCTGCTAGGACAGCTGCAGCCAGACACGGCTACCCTCACCATGAGATCCCGGCAGCCCCTGGTCCTGGCACTCCTGGTGCTGGGATGTTGCTCTGCCGCACCTGCACAGCGCCAGCCCACCTTTGTGGTCTTCCCCAGAGACCTGAGAACCACCCATCTCACTGATATGCAGCTGGCACAG gaCTACCTGTTCCGCTACGGTTACACTCGGGTGGCTGAGATGCATACGGATGCACTGTCCCTGCGCCCAGCACTGCTGCTTCTGCAGAAGCGGCTGTCCCTGCCCCAAACTGGTCAGCTGGACAGCGCCACCCTGAAGGCCATGCGAACCCCACGCTGCGGTGTCCCAGATCTGGGCAAATTTCAAACGTTTGAGGGTGATCTCAAGTGGCACCACCACAACATCACATACTG GATCCAAAACTACTCCGAAGATTTGCCGCGCGACGTGATCGACGACGCCTTTGCGCGCGCCTTCGCCGTGTGGAGCGCAGTGACGCCGCTCACCTTCACTCGCGTGTACGGCCGGGAAGCAGACATCGTCATCCAGTTTGGTGTCGCTG AGCACGGAGACGGGTATCCCTTCGACGGGAAGGACGGGCTTCTGGCACACGCCTTTCCTCCTGGCCCCGGTATTCAGGGAGATGCCCACTTCGATGATGAAGAGTTGTGGTCGCTGGGCAAGGGCGTCG TGGTTCCTACCTACTTTGGAAACGCAAATGGAGCCCCCTGTCACTTCCCCTTCACCTTTGAGGGCCGCTCCTACTCGGCCTGCACCACAGACGGCCGCACCGACGGCGCTCCTTGGTGCAGCACGACCGCCAACTATGACACGGACCGCAAATTCGGCTTCTGCCCCAGTGAGA AACTGTACACCCAGGATGGCAATGCAGATGGCAAACCCTGCGTGTTTCCATTCATCTTCGAGGGCAATTCCTACTCTGCCTGCACCACCCAAGGTCGCTCTGATGGCTACCGCTGGTGTGCCACCACCGACAACTATGACCAGGACAAGCTATATGGCTTCTGCCCAACTCGAG CTGACGCAACTGTGATTGGGGGCAACTCCGCTGGGGAGCTGTGCGTCTTCCCCTTTACCTTCCTGGGCAAGGAGTACTCCACCTGTACCAGCGATGGCCGCAATGATGGGCGCCTCTGGTGTGCCACCACTTCCAACTTCGACAAAGACAAGAAGTGGGGCTTCTGCCCAGACCAAG GATACAGCCTGTTCCTTGTGGCGGCCCACGAGTTCGGTCATGCGCTGGGTCTGGATCACTCTTCCGTGCCAGAGGCCCTCATGTACCCCATGTATCGCTTCCTGGAGGGCTCCCCGCTGCACGAGGACGACGTGAAGGGTATCCAGCATCTCTATG GTTCTCGGCCTGAACCTGACCCAAGACCTCCGTCCACCACCACACCACAGCCGCAGCCCACCGCTCCCCCGACGGTCTGCCCCACCGCACCCCCCACCGCCCGCCCCTCAGAGCTCCCCACAACGGGCCCTACAGGCCCCCCTTCAGCTGGCCCTACAGGTCCTCCCACGGCTGGTCCTTCTGAGGCCCCAGTGACTTTGGATCCGGTGGACAGTCCCTGCAGTGTGGACGTTTTCGACGCCATTGCGGAGATCGGGAACTATCTGCACGTCTTCAAGGATGG CCGGTACTGGCGATTCTCTGAGGGCACAGGGCCCCGGCTGCAGGGCCCCTTCCTTATCGCCGACACGTGGCCCGCGTTGCCCGCCCGACTGGACTCTGCCTTCGAGGAGCCACTCTCCAAGAAGATTTTCTTCTTCTCGG GGCGCCAAGTGTGGGTGTACACGGGAGCGTCGGTGCTGGGCCCGCGGCGTCTGGACAAGCTGGGTCTGGGCTCTGAGGTGACCCAAGTCACCGGCGTCCTCCCGCGCGGCGGGGGCAAGGCGCTGCTGTTCAGCGGGCATCTCTTCTGGAG GTTCGACGTGAAGACGCAGAGAGTGGATTCCCGGAGCCCCACTCCGGTGGATCAGATGTTCCCCGGGGTGCCCTTGAACACGCACGACATCTTTCAATACCGAG AGAAAGCCTACTTCTGTCAGAACCGCTTCTTCTGGCGAGTGAGTTCCAAGAAGGAGGTGAACCAGGTGGACCAAGTGGGCTACGTGACCTATGACCTCCTGCAGTGCCCTGAGGACTAG